One window of the Arthrobacter sp. zg-Y919 genome contains the following:
- a CDS encoding phosphotransferase, with amino-acid sequence MKRTPMELAAMASAAVPGLTPTGVAGSPDDAADFDAALLIDDAGRRWRVRSPKHLEASMRLETELLVLRTFVPAVRAELPFALPYVAGTVRQGELCTFVYSHLPGAIRSIDTLMTSGRSVATEIGRAMAAIHAIPRELVTKADLPSYSANEFRQRRLNELDQAATTGKIPAVLLRRWEHALEDVSLWRFKPTVVHGDLHEDNILLTGERVSAVTGWTDLRVGDPADDFAWLIAANDPKFTETVHAAYLEASNDPEDPHLIRRAALSAEFALAQWLVRGVAAENSTMVDEAVEMLGTLEEDVLAQEASDRRDSQARTANARTAEAEAAAAVRPAAAKVTVAPIAPEAAPAASGADDAAPDTGSVSRVVGTGTGSDTENGADTATDSPEPGESERATVRAVEAEAEADEAVVSGVDAEPGNDPESGNEPVADSAPGDGAPRDGHSSQPGTETTTLPLTPVPDK; translated from the coding sequence GTGAAACGGACTCCCATGGAATTGGCTGCAATGGCCAGCGCTGCCGTCCCAGGGCTGACCCCTACCGGCGTTGCCGGTTCCCCGGACGATGCCGCCGATTTTGACGCGGCGCTGCTCATCGACGACGCCGGACGCAGGTGGCGCGTCCGGTCCCCCAAACACCTCGAGGCCAGCATGCGCCTGGAGACCGAGCTCCTGGTCCTGCGGACGTTTGTCCCCGCGGTCCGGGCCGAACTGCCGTTCGCGCTTCCGTATGTTGCGGGCACCGTGCGCCAGGGCGAGCTGTGCACCTTTGTCTATTCCCACCTTCCAGGCGCCATCCGGAGCATCGACACACTGATGACGTCCGGGCGTTCCGTAGCCACGGAAATCGGCCGGGCCATGGCTGCCATCCACGCCATTCCCCGGGAACTGGTCACCAAGGCTGACCTGCCCAGCTACAGCGCCAACGAGTTCCGCCAGCGCCGTCTGAATGAGCTGGACCAGGCCGCCACCACCGGCAAGATCCCAGCCGTACTGCTGCGGCGCTGGGAGCACGCGCTGGAAGACGTCTCGCTTTGGCGTTTCAAGCCCACCGTGGTCCACGGCGACCTGCATGAAGACAACATCCTGCTCACCGGCGAGCGGGTCAGCGCGGTCACCGGCTGGACCGATCTCCGGGTGGGCGACCCCGCGGATGACTTCGCGTGGCTGATCGCGGCCAACGATCCCAAGTTCACCGAGACCGTGCACGCTGCCTACTTGGAAGCCAGCAACGATCCCGAGGATCCGCACCTGATCCGCCGGGCAGCGTTGTCTGCCGAATTCGCCCTCGCGCAGTGGCTGGTGCGCGGCGTCGCCGCAGAGAACTCCACCATGGTCGACGAAGCCGTGGAAATGCTCGGAACCCTCGAAGAAGACGTCCTGGCGCAGGAAGCGTCTGACCGGCGCGACAGCCAGGCCCGCACTGCCAATGCCCGGACGGCGGAAGCCGAAGCCGCGGCGGCAGTCCGGCCGGCTGCCGCCAAGGTTACCGTTGCTCCGATTGCTCCCGAGGCGGCCCCCGCGGCGTCAGGCGCCGACGACGCCGCCCCGGACACCGGCAGCGTCAGCCGCGTGGTTGGTACCGGAACAGGGTCAGACACGGAAAACGGTGCCGATACCGCAACGGACAGCCCCGAACCCGGCGAATCGGAGCGGGCAACGGTGCGCGCAGTGGAAGCCGAAGCCGAAGCGGATGAAGCCGTGGTCTCCGGCGTGGACGCTGAGCCCGGGAACGATCCGGAATCCGGCAACGAACCTGTTGCGGACAGTGCTCCCGGTGACGGCGCCCCGCGCGACGGACATAGCAGTCAGCCGGGCACCGAAACCACTACCCTTCCGCTGACCCCGGTTCCGGACAAGTAA
- a CDS encoding GntR family transcriptional regulator gives MIDDSRPIFQQIAERVEGDILDETLKEESQVPSTNEFAAFYRINPATAAKGINLLVDEGILYKRRGIGMFVAPGAREAVLKKRREQFYEQYVRPLTIEARKLGIDGTQLAGLIQRSAVDTEGSMAP, from the coding sequence TTGATAGATGACAGCAGGCCGATCTTCCAACAGATCGCCGAACGCGTCGAAGGCGACATCCTTGACGAAACCCTCAAGGAGGAAAGCCAGGTGCCTTCCACCAACGAGTTCGCAGCCTTTTACCGGATCAACCCGGCGACGGCTGCCAAGGGCATCAATCTCCTCGTAGATGAGGGAATCCTCTATAAGCGCAGGGGCATCGGCATGTTTGTGGCGCCCGGTGCCAGGGAAGCCGTCCTCAAGAAGCGGCGGGAACAGTTCTACGAACAGTACGTCCGTCCGCTGACAATCGAAGCGCGGAAGCTGGGTATTGACGGCACCCAGCTCGCCGGATTGATTCAGCGCAGCGCCGTCGACACCGAAGGGAGCATGGCGCCATGA
- a CDS encoding ABC transporter ATP-binding protein yields MNAGTTNVIETRNLTRRYRDQLALDNVNLDISGGRIYGLLGRNGAGKTTLMSILTAQGFESSGEVRVFGEHPFENDRVLRRLCFVRESQKYPDDFTAANAFASAGLLYPNWDAGFAASLAEEFRLPVKRRLKKLSRGQLSAVGVILGLASRAEITFFDEPYLGLDAVARQIFYDRLVEDFAEYPRTIVLSSHLIDEVALLLEHVIVIDSGRIVLDDDAENIRGSAVTITGTADIVEAFIAGYPVLHRESLGSLASVTVEHRLDDAGRREAAELGLQLTPVSLQQLIVRKTLHADGVEKPSGTAATDSLEAFQ; encoded by the coding sequence ATGAATGCCGGCACCACGAACGTGATAGAAACCCGGAACCTCACACGCCGTTACCGGGACCAGCTAGCGCTCGACAACGTTAACCTGGATATTTCCGGCGGCCGCATTTACGGGCTGCTCGGTCGCAACGGAGCGGGCAAAACAACCCTGATGTCCATCCTCACGGCCCAGGGCTTTGAGTCTTCCGGCGAGGTACGGGTTTTCGGAGAACACCCCTTCGAAAATGACCGTGTGCTGCGCCGGCTGTGCTTCGTCCGCGAATCGCAGAAGTACCCGGATGATTTCACCGCGGCAAACGCTTTTGCATCCGCCGGGTTGCTGTATCCCAACTGGGATGCCGGGTTCGCCGCCTCGCTCGCGGAGGAATTCCGCCTCCCGGTCAAGCGCCGGTTGAAGAAACTTTCCCGCGGCCAGCTTTCCGCCGTCGGAGTGATTCTCGGACTGGCCTCGCGGGCGGAGATCACTTTCTTTGACGAGCCCTACCTGGGGCTCGACGCCGTGGCCCGGCAGATTTTCTACGACCGGCTGGTCGAAGACTTCGCAGAGTATCCGCGCACCATCGTGCTTTCCTCGCATCTGATCGACGAGGTCGCCCTTCTCCTGGAGCACGTGATCGTGATCGACAGCGGCAGGATTGTCCTGGATGACGACGCAGAGAACATCAGGGGCAGCGCCGTAACCATCACCGGCACTGCGGACATCGTCGAGGCCTTCATCGCCGGGTATCCGGTGCTGCACCGCGAATCCCTGGGGTCCCTTGCCTCGGTGACCGTAGAGCATCGGCTGGACGACGCCGGGCGTCGGGAAGCCGCCGAGCTTGGGTTGCAGTTGACCCCTGTATCCCTGCAGCAACTCATTGTCCGCAAGACACTGCATGCCGATGGCGTAGAGAAGCCGTCCGGCACTGCGGCAACAGACAGCCTGGAGGCCTTCCAATGA
- a CDS encoding ATP-dependent DNA helicase, giving the protein MSTSVTDEVPGGLPQPAPAPKYSARELAELLHTDPKSPVQYPTDDQAGIIEGPLEPLLVIAGAGSGKTKTMADRVVWLVANELVRPEQILGVTFTRKAAGELATRIRARLNLLYRQLDAGPGGAADPDTAGGGEERMEPSVSTYHSYANGIVNDYGLRIGVERDSVMLGGAQSWQLANEVVEAYSGDYEHFTAAKSTLVGAVLQMAGECSEHLRTPAEVRAELEAHVAAVSALPYQFGKPKEPTQAARKLLNRLRTRISVTELVEAYRRAKAERRQLDFGDLVELAARIAATIDEAVEMERAKYKVVLLDEFQDTSHAQMVLFSKLFGDGRSVTAVGDPHQSIYGFRGASAGQLGTFREKFPLFTDNGRELAPLANLSVAWRNSTSVLAAANTVSTPLNGVAPWLKHQRLPHVPELQAKPNAPVGEVYLGRYLSDVSVEPGKGTPDRIVGEAEAVAEQVAFHRSRRAELGGFDDRGKEQTPTVAVLCRGRKQFEPIRRELELRGIPVQIVGLGGLLSTPEVVDLLAVLRVLGDPGRSDSMLRILAGARWRIGPADLMALADWSRHLVRVRERAVRVADAADIHGPDEGPDLVVEADLVEAGSLVEAVDSLPRPGWVSNAGRSLSEEGLRRLKLLRNELRDLRGFVGEDLTTLIGEVERRILLDLEVAAKPGVTLHESRRNLDAFIDAAATFSSSAERVDLAAFLAWLEAANSEENGLPVTPLEPSREAVQLLTVHASKGLEWDIVVVPGLNEASFPSDKDSRWSSGDSAMPWTLRGDSLDLPQWDWEQVDQKSWLESEKLFSEDAKGHAEREERRLAYVAFTRAKSVLICTSSAWGGGRSKPLGVSRYLQDLYELEQSGAAGYRLLTWVMPEDEGTENPANAEAERARWPVDPLGPRRQAMETAAEAVLQSAGSRAGEAPGRSGEQAPGRWSRETELVLARHRPPNEVVQVELPAHISASMLVDLKDDPAEVTRQLRRPVPRQPGMAARKGTAFHAWVEEFFGTSGMLDIDEYPGAADAYVDEAYELGDMIATFEASDWAQRTPAFIEVPVETKVDTVVVRGRIDAVFQDADGTWDLIDWKTGAPPSSQKLDVRSVQLAVYRLAWARLKGVPLEKVRAAFYYVASDKLIRPYNLAGEAELEEIIREAANTPSAGF; this is encoded by the coding sequence GTGAGTACGTCCGTAACCGACGAAGTGCCCGGCGGGCTGCCGCAGCCTGCACCCGCCCCCAAGTACTCGGCACGGGAACTGGCGGAGCTGCTCCACACCGATCCGAAGTCACCGGTGCAGTACCCCACCGATGACCAGGCCGGCATCATCGAAGGTCCCCTTGAGCCGTTGCTGGTCATTGCCGGCGCGGGGTCGGGCAAAACCAAAACGATGGCGGACCGGGTGGTCTGGCTGGTGGCCAACGAACTGGTCCGGCCGGAGCAGATCCTCGGGGTTACCTTTACCCGGAAGGCGGCCGGGGAACTGGCCACCCGCATCCGTGCCCGCTTGAACCTGCTGTACCGCCAGCTCGACGCCGGACCCGGCGGGGCAGCGGACCCGGACACTGCGGGCGGCGGCGAGGAACGGATGGAACCGAGCGTTTCCACCTACCATTCCTATGCCAACGGCATCGTGAACGACTACGGCCTGCGGATCGGCGTCGAACGCGATTCCGTGATGCTCGGCGGCGCGCAGTCCTGGCAGCTGGCAAATGAGGTGGTGGAAGCCTATTCCGGCGACTACGAGCACTTCACCGCCGCCAAATCCACCCTGGTTGGTGCCGTGCTGCAGATGGCCGGCGAATGCTCGGAGCACCTGCGCACGCCAGCGGAGGTCCGCGCGGAACTTGAGGCTCACGTGGCAGCGGTCTCCGCGTTGCCGTACCAGTTTGGCAAGCCGAAGGAACCCACCCAGGCGGCACGGAAGCTGCTGAACCGGCTGCGTACGCGCATCTCCGTCACCGAACTGGTGGAAGCCTACCGGCGGGCCAAGGCCGAACGACGGCAGCTGGACTTCGGCGACCTCGTGGAGCTCGCCGCCCGGATTGCGGCGACCATCGACGAAGCCGTGGAGATGGAACGGGCCAAATACAAGGTGGTGCTGCTGGATGAGTTCCAGGACACTTCCCACGCGCAGATGGTGCTCTTCTCCAAGTTGTTCGGCGACGGCCGGTCCGTCACTGCCGTCGGGGATCCGCACCAATCCATCTACGGGTTCCGCGGGGCCTCGGCCGGCCAGCTGGGCACCTTCCGGGAGAAGTTCCCGCTGTTCACCGACAACGGCCGGGAGCTGGCACCGCTGGCCAACCTCTCCGTGGCCTGGCGGAACTCCACCTCGGTCCTGGCGGCAGCCAACACCGTATCCACGCCGCTGAACGGCGTTGCGCCCTGGCTGAAACACCAGCGGCTGCCGCACGTGCCCGAGCTGCAGGCCAAGCCCAATGCCCCGGTGGGTGAGGTGTATCTGGGCCGCTACCTGTCGGATGTCTCCGTGGAGCCCGGCAAGGGGACCCCGGACCGGATTGTGGGGGAAGCGGAGGCAGTTGCCGAGCAGGTGGCTTTCCACCGCAGCCGCAGGGCAGAGCTCGGCGGCTTTGATGACCGGGGGAAGGAGCAGACGCCCACCGTGGCGGTGCTCTGCCGGGGCCGCAAGCAGTTTGAACCGATCCGCAGGGAGCTGGAGCTGCGGGGGATCCCGGTGCAGATTGTCGGCCTTGGTGGACTGCTGTCCACACCGGAAGTGGTGGACCTGCTCGCGGTCCTTCGTGTCCTGGGTGATCCGGGGCGTTCGGATTCCATGCTGCGGATCCTGGCCGGAGCACGCTGGCGGATTGGGCCGGCGGACCTCATGGCGCTGGCCGACTGGTCCCGGCACCTGGTCCGGGTCCGTGAACGTGCCGTCCGGGTGGCCGATGCCGCCGATATCCACGGCCCGGACGAGGGCCCCGACCTCGTGGTGGAAGCCGACCTGGTGGAAGCCGGCAGCCTGGTGGAAGCCGTGGACTCCCTGCCACGGCCCGGCTGGGTATCCAATGCCGGCCGGTCCCTTTCCGAGGAAGGGCTGCGGCGCCTGAAGCTGCTGCGGAACGAGCTGCGGGACCTGCGCGGTTTCGTGGGGGAGGACCTGACCACGCTGATCGGCGAAGTGGAGCGGAGGATCCTGCTCGACCTCGAAGTAGCCGCCAAGCCGGGTGTCACCCTGCACGAGTCCCGGCGGAATCTGGACGCCTTCATCGACGCGGCGGCCACCTTCAGCTCCTCCGCGGAGCGGGTGGACCTGGCCGCGTTCCTGGCCTGGCTGGAAGCGGCCAACTCCGAGGAGAACGGCCTGCCCGTGACTCCCCTCGAGCCCAGCCGTGAGGCGGTCCAGCTCCTCACCGTCCACGCGTCCAAGGGCCTGGAATGGGACATCGTGGTGGTTCCGGGCCTCAACGAAGCGTCGTTCCCCAGTGACAAGGATTCCCGCTGGAGCAGCGGCGACTCCGCGATGCCGTGGACCCTGCGCGGCGACAGCCTGGACCTTCCGCAGTGGGACTGGGAACAGGTGGACCAGAAGTCCTGGCTGGAGAGCGAAAAGCTCTTCAGCGAAGACGCGAAGGGCCATGCCGAGCGCGAGGAACGCCGGTTGGCCTATGTCGCGTTCACCCGCGCCAAGTCCGTGCTGATCTGCACGTCCTCAGCCTGGGGCGGCGGACGGTCCAAACCGCTGGGGGTGTCCCGGTACCTGCAGGACCTATACGAGCTGGAGCAGTCCGGCGCTGCAGGATACCGGCTCCTGACGTGGGTTATGCCCGAAGACGAGGGGACGGAGAACCCGGCCAACGCCGAGGCTGAACGGGCACGGTGGCCGGTCGATCCGCTTGGTCCGCGCCGGCAGGCGATGGAAACCGCGGCGGAGGCCGTGCTCCAGTCGGCGGGCAGCCGGGCCGGGGAGGCCCCCGGGCGGAGCGGGGAACAGGCCCCGGGGCGGTGGAGCCGCGAAACGGAACTGGTGCTGGCACGGCACCGGCCGCCGAACGAAGTGGTCCAGGTCGAGCTTCCTGCCCATATTTCGGCCTCCATGCTGGTGGACCTGAAGGACGACCCGGCGGAAGTCACCCGTCAGCTCCGCCGGCCGGTTCCGCGGCAGCCGGGGATGGCCGCCCGCAAGGGCACGGCCTTCCATGCCTGGGTTGAGGAATTCTTCGGCACCAGCGGAATGCTGGACATCGACGAGTATCCCGGTGCAGCCGATGCGTACGTGGACGAGGCGTATGAGCTCGGGGACATGATTGCCACGTTCGAGGCCTCGGACTGGGCGCAGCGGACCCCTGCGTTTATCGAGGTCCCGGTGGAGACCAAGGTGGACACCGTCGTCGTGCGCGGGCGCATTGATGCCGTCTTCCAGGACGCCGACGGCACCTGGGACCTCATTGACTGGAAGACCGGTGCGCCGCCGTCGTCCCAGAAGTTGGATGTGCGGTCCGTGCAGCTGGCCGTGTACCGGCTGGCCTGGGCCCGGCTCAAGGGGGTTCCGCTGGAGAAGGTGCGGGCCGCGTTCTACTACGTGGCGTCCGACAAGCTGATCCGGCCGTACAACCTGGCCGGGGAGGCCGAGCTGGAGGAGATCATCCGGGAGGCAGCGAACACCCCGTCCGCCGGATTCTGA
- a CDS encoding ATP-dependent DNA helicase → MSVELQLVGPAAGALSAPRLSADQQAVVDLPTGSGPVLVLGAPGTGKSTVLVEAAVARIERDGLDPSHLLMLAPSRLAAAGLRDALSARLQGTLSTAPARTWASYAFDLIRRAKTEGRLPYLTRAPKLLSGAEQDVIIKELLAGHGQQGVPELPWPDSLDLALGTRGFRQEIRQLFDRVIEYGISAEELRELGQRHGRPDWVAAAGLYAEYRDVLDLRMPESFDPAGIITSALNILRSDPEFLAAERERQQLVLVDDLQEANPAIHSLYALLAGTGDSIAAACPDTVVQGFRGARPDLVGQLGRRFDGRLETRVLTTSHRLTGSLAGAWTRTASRISVVGQLPSYRTAVADARFIGTAAGNSPADGGTPADAPQSEVPGTDAPHTGGSGTGTSESAASAAADVPAAGTAEAHVVDTPMHEQRYVAQRILEAQLLQGRSLEDIAVIVRTGAQLAALQRYLTGQGIEVKVPVAERAVRDEAAVRPLLDAFAVVLEPDLLTPELAVSLLTSRIGGASTLELRRLRQALRREERSAGGGRTSDALLVESLLDPESDSGRALAGLSWDARPAAQRISAMLAAGREAAREPGATAETVLWALWSVSGWSKRWAETALSGGPGASRADRDLDAIMALFQTAERYVDQLPGSTPAQFLDYLTSSELPMDTLAARAQRREAVELLTPASAAGREWPMVIVAGIQQDVWPNLRLRGELLGSGELVAAVEHGDNFRAHRSPLTLMQSIRFDELRSFSTAISRAREVLICTAVSSEDEQPSSFLDLVAPLEPGAEKRQRTEVLRPHTLRSLVAELRRYAQQPEEDPEAAAEAVHHLGTMLNHPVPVPGAHPGQWWGLAPLSSTAAILPLDAPIPVSPSKVDAVLKSPLSWFVSAAGGEQATDFARSLGTLVHAIAQDMPDAAGSEYVQELQKRWPSLGMKDNWEGQMDYQRAETMVRKLAEYVITMRRSGRSLVAVEKDFEVELPVEIDGAVRTALLRGQIDRLEADAEGRLFIVDLKTGKSAPKKDDLQGHPQLAAYQEAVREGALPDAPRVPGGAALVQLGTTNKGVSVQEQPPLDPQDTTARDMVRDAAALMSAAFFETVHDPGRSGFGGNGCRLPEICPLCAEGKQVTE, encoded by the coding sequence ATGAGCGTTGAACTCCAACTCGTCGGACCGGCTGCAGGCGCACTTTCCGCGCCCCGGCTCAGCGCGGACCAACAGGCCGTGGTGGATCTGCCCACGGGCAGCGGCCCTGTACTCGTCCTTGGAGCGCCAGGAACCGGCAAGTCCACCGTCCTGGTGGAAGCCGCCGTGGCACGGATTGAACGCGACGGACTGGATCCGTCCCATCTGCTGATGCTGGCCCCCTCACGGCTTGCCGCCGCCGGGCTGCGGGACGCCTTGTCCGCCCGGCTGCAGGGAACCCTGAGCACGGCACCCGCCCGGACCTGGGCCTCCTATGCCTTCGACCTGATCCGGCGGGCGAAGACCGAAGGCCGACTGCCCTACCTCACCCGGGCGCCCAAGCTCCTCTCCGGCGCCGAACAGGACGTCATCATCAAGGAACTGCTGGCCGGACACGGGCAGCAGGGTGTGCCGGAGCTGCCGTGGCCGGACAGCCTGGACCTGGCCCTGGGCACCCGCGGCTTCCGGCAGGAAATCCGCCAGCTCTTTGACCGCGTCATCGAGTACGGCATCTCCGCCGAAGAACTGCGCGAACTGGGCCAACGGCACGGCCGCCCGGACTGGGTGGCAGCCGCAGGGCTCTACGCGGAATACCGGGACGTCCTGGACCTGCGCATGCCGGAGTCTTTCGACCCGGCGGGCATCATTACGTCGGCCCTGAACATCCTGCGTTCGGACCCGGAGTTCCTGGCCGCGGAGCGGGAACGCCAGCAGCTGGTACTGGTGGATGACCTGCAGGAAGCCAACCCGGCCATCCACAGCCTTTATGCATTGCTGGCAGGCACCGGAGATTCAATCGCCGCAGCCTGCCCCGACACCGTGGTGCAGGGTTTCCGCGGTGCCCGCCCGGACCTGGTGGGCCAGCTGGGGAGGCGCTTTGACGGCCGCCTCGAGACCCGGGTCCTGACCACCTCGCACCGCCTGACCGGCTCGCTGGCCGGAGCCTGGACCCGGACGGCGTCGCGCATTTCGGTGGTCGGCCAGCTGCCCTCCTACCGCACCGCCGTGGCGGACGCGCGGTTCATCGGGACGGCTGCAGGGAATTCTCCAGCCGACGGCGGAACCCCCGCCGATGCACCGCAGTCTGAAGTACCGGGAACCGACGCACCACACACTGGCGGATCCGGTACCGGCACTTCGGAATCCGCCGCTTCGGCAGCCGCCGATGTTCCGGCAGCCGGCACGGCCGAGGCACACGTGGTGGATACCCCCATGCATGAGCAGCGCTACGTAGCGCAGCGGATCCTTGAAGCCCAGCTGCTGCAGGGCCGGTCGCTGGAGGACATCGCCGTCATTGTCCGCACCGGCGCCCAGCTGGCCGCCCTCCAGCGCTACCTCACCGGCCAGGGGATCGAGGTCAAGGTCCCCGTTGCCGAACGCGCCGTCCGCGACGAAGCCGCCGTCCGGCCGCTGCTGGACGCGTTCGCCGTCGTCCTGGAGCCGGACCTGTTGACCCCCGAGCTGGCGGTGTCGCTGCTGACCTCACGCATTGGCGGTGCGAGCACCCTGGAACTGCGCCGGCTGCGTCAGGCGCTGCGCCGCGAAGAACGCAGCGCCGGCGGCGGACGGACCAGCGACGCACTGCTCGTGGAGTCGCTGCTTGACCCCGAATCGGACTCCGGCCGCGCCCTGGCCGGCCTGAGCTGGGATGCCCGCCCGGCAGCCCAGCGCATTTCCGCCATGCTGGCCGCCGGACGGGAAGCCGCCCGGGAGCCCGGGGCTACAGCCGAAACCGTCCTCTGGGCCCTCTGGTCCGTCTCCGGCTGGTCCAAGCGTTGGGCGGAAACCGCTCTGTCCGGTGGTCCGGGAGCGTCCCGGGCGGACCGTGACCTGGACGCCATCATGGCCCTGTTCCAGACCGCTGAACGTTACGTTGACCAGCTGCCCGGTTCCACCCCGGCACAGTTCCTGGATTACCTGACCAGCTCCGAGCTGCCCATGGACACCCTGGCCGCCCGGGCGCAGCGCCGCGAGGCGGTGGAGCTGCTCACCCCGGCCAGCGCCGCCGGCCGGGAATGGCCCATGGTGATTGTCGCCGGCATCCAGCAGGATGTCTGGCCCAACCTCCGTCTGCGCGGTGAGCTGCTGGGCAGCGGGGAACTGGTGGCCGCCGTCGAGCACGGCGACAACTTCCGGGCCCACCGCAGCCCGCTGACGCTGATGCAGTCCATCCGCTTCGACGAACTGCGCAGCTTCTCCACCGCCATTTCACGTGCCCGCGAGGTGCTGATCTGCACGGCCGTCTCTTCCGAAGACGAGCAGCCCTCCTCCTTCCTGGACCTCGTGGCGCCCTTGGAACCGGGCGCGGAGAAACGGCAGCGCACCGAAGTCCTGCGCCCGCACACGCTGCGCTCGCTCGTCGCGGAACTGCGCCGGTACGCCCAGCAGCCCGAAGAAGACCCGGAAGCGGCAGCGGAAGCCGTCCACCATCTGGGCACCATGCTGAACCATCCGGTTCCCGTTCCGGGAGCCCACCCCGGCCAGTGGTGGGGGCTCGCCCCGTTGTCGAGCACCGCTGCCATCCTTCCTCTGGATGCGCCCATCCCGGTCTCACCCTCCAAGGTTGACGCCGTACTCAAGTCGCCGCTGAGCTGGTTCGTCTCAGCGGCCGGCGGTGAACAGGCCACCGACTTCGCCCGGTCCCTCGGCACCCTGGTCCATGCCATTGCGCAGGATATGCCCGACGCCGCTGGCAGCGAATACGTGCAGGAGCTGCAGAAACGCTGGCCGTCCCTGGGCATGAAGGACAACTGGGAAGGACAGATGGACTACCAGCGGGCCGAAACCATGGTCCGCAAACTGGCCGAATACGTCATCACCATGCGCCGCAGCGGGCGTTCCCTCGTGGCGGTCGAAAAGGATTTCGAGGTGGAGCTGCCCGTGGAGATCGACGGCGCCGTCCGGACCGCCCTGCTGCGCGGGCAGATCGACCGGCTGGAAGCCGACGCGGAGGGCCGGCTGTTCATCGTGGACCTCAAGACCGGAAAATCCGCCCCGAAGAAGGATGACCTGCAGGGCCACCCGCAGTTGGCGGCGTACCAGGAAGCTGTCCGCGAGGGCGCGCTGCCGGACGCTCCGCGGGTGCCGGGCGGAGCCGCGCTGGTGCAGCTGGGCACCACGAACAAGGGCGTTTCCGTGCAGGAACAGCCGCCGCTGGATCCGCAGGACACCACTGCGCGGGATATGGTCCGCGATGCCGCGGCACTGATGTCCGCGGCCTTCTTCGAGACGGTCCACGATCCCGGCCGCAGCGGGTTTGGCGGCAACGGCTGCCGTCTGCCCGAAATATGCCCCCTCTGCGCTGAAGGAAAGCAGGTCACCGAGTGA
- a CDS encoding MGMT family protein has protein sequence MRRDYADAVLAVADLIPPGQVLSYGDIAELLDAGGPRQVGAVMSARGSEVCWWRVLRSSGQPPRCHEARAWEHYRLEGTPVSGTADDDGAGYRVRIEAARWQPGDAEWDRLDGLRADLHDALRAGTETAPSATPSATPSATPSAAPQTAGGSGRRRPAAPISGMSAGHDEVDP, from the coding sequence ATGCGCAGGGACTACGCCGATGCGGTGCTTGCTGTGGCCGATCTCATACCGCCGGGGCAGGTGCTCTCCTACGGTGACATTGCCGAGCTGCTGGACGCCGGCGGGCCGCGCCAGGTTGGCGCCGTCATGTCCGCACGCGGTTCCGAGGTGTGCTGGTGGCGGGTGCTGCGGTCTTCGGGACAGCCGCCCAGGTGCCACGAGGCCCGTGCCTGGGAGCACTACCGGCTCGAGGGCACCCCGGTCAGCGGAACAGCGGACGACGACGGCGCGGGCTACCGGGTGCGGATCGAGGCCGCCCGCTGGCAGCCCGGTGACGCGGAATGGGACCGCCTGGACGGCCTCCGTGCGGACCTCCACGACGCCCTGCGTGCAGGCACCGAAACTGCCCCGTCGGCTACCCCGTCGGCTACCCCGTCGGCTACCCCTTCGGCTGCCCCGCAGACTGCCGGCGGCAGCGGGCGGCGGCGCCCGGCAGCGCCGATATCAGGAATGTCGGCGGGACATGATGAAGTGGACCCATGA
- a CDS encoding 3'-5' exonuclease: protein MNSWQNLPRAAFDLETTGRDPQTARIVTASIILVNGVGETLQHHEWLACPEIPIPAEAAAIHGITNERARAEGGNPATVTAEVAEVLAGMFAAGIPVLAFNACYDFTVLARECERFGLVAPNPAPVIDPYILDKQVDRFRRGKRTLTAMAEHYGVGFENAHTSAADVAATLSVAAVMAQKYPELQCDAQTLHDFQVGWAAGQAASFQEYLRRRDPEAVIDGSWPLRPAPDHEPGAVLNPA from the coding sequence ATGAACAGCTGGCAGAACCTTCCCCGTGCGGCCTTCGACCTGGAGACCACCGGCCGCGATCCGCAGACCGCGCGGATCGTCACCGCATCCATCATCCTGGTCAATGGCGTGGGCGAGACCCTGCAGCACCACGAGTGGCTGGCCTGCCCCGAAATCCCGATTCCCGCGGAGGCGGCCGCCATCCACGGCATCACCAACGAGCGGGCCCGAGCCGAAGGTGGGAACCCGGCCACAGTGACCGCTGAGGTGGCGGAGGTGCTGGCCGGCATGTTCGCCGCCGGGATTCCGGTCCTGGCCTTCAACGCCTGCTACGACTTCACGGTGCTGGCCCGCGAATGCGAGCGTTTCGGCCTGGTGGCCCCGAACCCGGCTCCCGTCATCGATCCGTACATCCTGGACAAGCAGGTGGACCGGTTCCGCCGCGGCAAGCGGACCCTCACTGCCATGGCGGAGCACTACGGTGTGGGGTTCGAAAATGCGCATACTTCGGCGGCCGACGTCGCCGCGACTCTGTCCGTGGCCGCCGTGATGGCGCAGAAGTATCCGGAACTGCAGTGCGATGCGCAGACCCTGCACGATTTCCAGGTCGGCTGGGCCGCGGGCCAGGCCGCCAGCTTCCAGGAATACCTCCGCCGCAGGGACCCGGAGGCCGTGATCGACGGCAGCTGGCCGCTGCGTCCCGCGCCGGACCATGAGCCCGGGGCCGTCCTGAATCCTGCCTGA